Proteins encoded by one window of Lycium barbarum isolate Lr01 chromosome 11, ASM1917538v2, whole genome shotgun sequence:
- the LOC132618331 gene encoding uncharacterized protein LOC132618331, producing MNAVMVYPLEALAFNYLTFGFFTVVNSVWTWVAVITAAVSFWRIKTFSTLPKPEPRGDFSVHAPSPTVVTSSSSSSSSQVERVSSTPLASNGSSFACLVNEEGTKGKLTMYYKQDDSCGECDSDGEGGDQEGEDEGVKLSKEWFETWDKLLKMKNGEMGWYCYQDMNVIDGNVVRLWDDRRRGRNATAFSVGITTTY from the coding sequence ATGAATGCAGTAATGGTATATCCGCTTGAAGCTCTTGCTTTCAATTACTTGACCTTCGGTTTCTTTACTGTGGTCAACAGTGTTTGGACATGGGTCGCCGTTATTACTGCTGCCGTTAGCTTTTGGAGAATCAAAACCTTTTCAACCTTGCCCAAACCCGAGCCACGTGGAGACTTTTCCGTCCATGCCCCATCTCCAACGGTGGTAACgtcgtcttcatcttcatcatcgtCGCAGGTAGAAAGGGTGTCAAGTACTCCGTTAGCTTCAAATGGATCCTCTTTTGCATGTTTGGTCAATGAGGAAGGAACAAAGGGGAAACTTACGATGTATTACAAGCAAGATGACTCATGTGGAGAATGCGACAGCGATGGAGAAGGTGGTGATCAGGAAGGAGAAGACGAGGGTGTAAAGTTGAGTAAAGAATGGTTTGAGACTTGGGACAAATTGTTGAAAATGAAAAATGGTGAAATGGGGTGGTATTGTTACCAGGACATGAATGTAATTGATGGCAACGTAGTTAGGTTGTGGGACGATCGTAGACGAGGGAGGAATGCCACCGCTTTCTCGGTTGGCATAACCACTACTTACTAA